In Glycine soja cultivar W05 chromosome 10, ASM419377v2, whole genome shotgun sequence, the genomic stretch CGCCAGCCCGACGAATCCTCCGCCCTCCGCCTCTTCCAATGGGCCTCGGCCCAGCCCAACTACTCGGCCCACCCTTCCGTCTTCCACGAGCTCCTCCGCCAACTCGCCCGCGCCGGCTCAGTCGACTCAATGCTCTCCCTCCTCCGCCAAATGCACTCCTCCCAATTCCCCGTCGACGAGTCCACCTTCCTCATCTTCCTCGAAACCTACGCCAACTCCGAACTGCACTCCGAAATCAACCCCCTCATCCACCTCATGGAACGCGACTTCGCCGTCAAACCCGACACGCGCTTCTACAACGTCGGGCTCAGCCTCCTCGTCCAAACCAACAAGCTCAAGCTCGTCGAAACGCTCCACTCGAAGATGGTCGCTGACGCCATTCAACCGGACGTTTCCACCTTCAACATTCTAATCAGGGCTTTGTCCAAGGCCCATCAATTACGGCCCGCGATTCTTATGCTTGAGGACATGCCCAACTACGGGCTCAGGCCCGACGAGAAAACGTTCACCACGCTGATGCAGGGGTTTATAGAAGCGGCTGACGTGGACGGCGCGTTGAGGATTAAGGAACTCATGGTGGAGTCAGGGTGCGCGCTCACGAGTGTTTCGGTTAATGTGTTGGTGAACGGGCTTTGCAAAGAGGGGAGAATTGAGGAAGCTTTGAGGTTTATTTACGAGGAGGAAGGGTTTTGCCCTGACCAGGTTACGTTCAATGCTTTGGTGAATGGATTGTGTAGGACCGGGCATATCAAGCAGGGTTTGGAGATGATGGATTTTATGCTCGAGAAAGGGTTTGAATTGGATGTTTATACTTATAACTCTTTGATCTCCGGGTTGTGTAAGCTGGGTGAGATCGACGAGGCCGAGGAGATTCTCCACCACATGATTTCAAGAGATTGCGAGCCGAATACCGTGACTTATAACACACTGATCGGTACATTGTGTAAGGAGAATCACGTGGAGGCCGCCACCGAGCTTGCCCGCGTTCTTACTAGCAAGGGGGTTTTGCCCGATGTTTGTACATTCAATAGTTTGATACGGGGGCTGTGCTTGACAAGTAACCGGGAGATTGCCATGGAGTTGTTTGGGGAGATGAAGGAGAAGGGGTGTGAGCCGGACCAGTTTACGTATAGTATATTGATCGAGAGTCTGTGTTTGGAAAGGAGGCTTAAGGAAGCGTTGACGCTGCTCAAGGAGATGGAGTCGAGTGGCTGcgcgaggaatgtggtggtgtATAATACTTTGATTGATGGTTTGTGCAAGAACAATAGGGTTGGGGAAGCAGAGGATATCTTTGATCAGATGGAGATGTTGGGGGTGTCGAAGAGTTCGGTGACGTATAACACGCTTATTAATGGCCTGTGTAAGAGCAAGAGAGTGGAAGAAGCTGCTCAGCTTATGGATCAGATGATAATGGAAGGGTTAAAGCCTGACAAGTTCACTTATACTACGATGCTGAAGTACTTCTGCCAACAAGGGGATATAAAGAAGGCAGCTGATATTGTGCAGAATATGACTTTGAATGGGTGCGAGCCGGATATTGTTACGTATGGGACACTTATTGGGGGGCTGTGTAAGGCAGGGAGAGTTGATGTTGCAAGTAAGCTCCTTAGATCTGTTCAGATGAAAGGTTTGGTCTTGACTCCACAAGCGTATAACCCTGTGATTCAAGCACTCTGCAAAAGGAAGAGAACAAAAGAAGCCATGAGGCTTTTCAGAGAAATGATGGAAAAGGGTGATCCTCCGGATGTTATAACATACAAGATTGTTTTCCGTGGCCTCTGTAATGGTGGAGGGTCGATAC encodes the following:
- the LOC114370348 gene encoding pentatricopeptide repeat-containing protein At3g53700, chloroplastic-like, yielding MALSSLHCHPLPLPYTIITQRHTAPFPFSFSLSSTFRLSSSTSATHHPLPPDFSPSQLLDLLRRQPDESSALRLFQWASAQPNYSAHPSVFHELLRQLARAGSVDSMLSLLRQMHSSQFPVDESTFLIFLETYANSELHSEINPLIHLMERDFAVKPDTRFYNVGLSLLVQTNKLKLVETLHSKMVADAIQPDVSTFNILIRALSKAHQLRPAILMLEDMPNYGLRPDEKTFTTLMQGFIEAADVDGALRIKELMVESGCALTSVSVNVLVNGLCKEGRIEEALRFIYEEEGFCPDQVTFNALVNGLCRTGHIKQGLEMMDFMLEKGFELDVYTYNSLISGLCKLGEIDEAEEILHHMISRDCEPNTVTYNTLIGTLCKENHVEAATELARVLTSKGVLPDVCTFNSLIRGLCLTSNREIAMELFGEMKEKGCEPDQFTYSILIESLCLERRLKEALTLLKEMESSGCARNVVVYNTLIDGLCKNNRVGEAEDIFDQMEMLGVSKSSVTYNTLINGLCKSKRVEEAAQLMDQMIMEGLKPDKFTYTTMLKYFCQQGDIKKAADIVQNMTLNGCEPDIVTYGTLIGGLCKAGRVDVASKLLRSVQMKGLVLTPQAYNPVIQALCKRKRTKEAMRLFREMMEKGDPPDVITYKIVFRGLCNGGGSIQEAVDFTVEMLEKGILPEFPSFGFLAEGLCSLSMEDTLIQLINMVMEKAKLSQAETSIIRGFLKIQKFNDALANLGAILDRKRPRRF